From a region of the Triticum aestivum cultivar Chinese Spring chromosome 7D, IWGSC CS RefSeq v2.1, whole genome shotgun sequence genome:
- the LOC123164925 gene encoding activator of 90 kDa heat shock protein ATPase homolog, protein MAKFGEGDARWIVQERADGANVHNWHWAERDCLDWSRALLSKLLAGLPVLSGEGGLTLRTTTLDKLDGEAYVNIRKGKVIPGYELSLTLAWEADATTESGLVKVTGTAEVPYLADENADEDPELRITVRGDDGPLARRAKDAFIAHGKPLVIAKIRDYVAAMANGGPAKDEIDSKKISTKAAPAAVAPAPSVKVTAAPVQAPAAKEKKANGKDKEGFKTIEMTEKFNCRSKDIYEILMDDNRWKGFTQSNARISKDVGGQFSLFDGSITGVNEELQEGKLIVQKWRFGSWADGVHSTVRLVFDEPESGVTIIKLKQTDVPEEDRYGNSTVVENTEKGWKELIFQRIRAVFGFGV, encoded by the exons ATGGCGAAGTTCGGCGAGGGCGACGCACGCTGGATCGTGCAGGAGCGCGCCGACGGTGCCAACGTCCACAACTGGCACTGGGCGGAGCGCGACTGTCTCGACTGGTCTCGCGCGCTTCTCTCCAAGCTCCTCGCGGGCCTCCCCGTCCTCTCCGGAGAGGGCGGCCTCACCCTCCGCACCACCACCCTCGACAAGCTTGATGGCGAGGCCTACGTCAACATCCGCAAGGGCAAGGTCATCCCAGGGTACGAGCTTTCCCTCACGCTCGCCTGGGAGGCCGATGCCACAACCGAGTCGGGGCTCGTCAAGGTCACCGGCACCGCTGAGGTACCCTACCTCGCTGACGAGAACGCCGACGAGGACCCCGAACTCCGCATCACTGTTCGCGGTGACGACGGCCCCCTCGCGCGCCGGGCCAAGGATGCTTTCATCGCCCATGGCAAGCCTCTGGTCATTGCCAAGATCCGGGATTATGTCGCCGCCATGGCGAATGGTGGCCCCGCCAAGGACGAGATAGATTCTAAGAAGATTTCCACCAAGGCCGCCCCAGCGGCTGTTGCTCCTGCTCCTTCAGTGAAGGTGACAGCAGCGCCAGTGCAGGCGCCAGCAGCTAAGGAGAAGAAGGCGAATGGCAAGGATAAGGAAGGATTCAAGACTATCGAGATGACAGAGAAGTTCAACTGCCGCTCCAAGGACATCTATGAGATCTTGATGGATGACAACAGGTGGAAGGGTTTCACACAGAGCAACGCGAGGATCAGCAAGGATGTTGGTGGGCAGTTTAGCCTCTTTGATGGGTCCATCACAGGTGTTAATGAGGAGCTGCAGGAAGGGAAGCTGATCGTGCAGAAATGGCGGTTTGGGAGCTGGGCTGATGGTGTCCATTCTACA GTCAGGTTGGTGTTTGATGAGCCTGAGTCAGGAGTGACAATAATAAAGCTCAAACAAACTGATGTGCCAGAGGAAGACAG GTATGGGAACTCAACCGTGGTGGAGAACACCGAGAAAGGCTGGAAAGAGCTCATCTTCCAGAGGATACGTGCAGTGTTCGGTTTTGGGGTCTGA
- the LOC123170271 gene encoding ultraviolet-B receptor UVR8, with translation MAPPSRSVAVLAWGSGEDGQLGMGRCDEKDWARCIGALDAYAVSAVVAGSRNSLAICDDGSLFTWGWNQRGTLGHPPETKTESSPAHVDALIGVKIVQAAIGGWHCLAVDDKGRAYAWGGNEYGQCGEEPERKEDGTRALRRDIPIPQRCALKLKVRQVAAGGTHSVVLTQEGHVWTWGQPWPPGDIKKISTPVRVQGLEQVSMIAVGAFHNLALSVDGILWAWGNNEYGQLGIGDTQPRSQPIRVEGLSNLSLVDIAAGGWHSAALTKEGEVYAWGRGEHGRLGFGDDKSSHMVPLKVQLLAGEDIVQVSCGGTHSVVLTSDGRIFSYGRGDHGRLGDGREVTTGHPMEVPINLPPPKTSTSSEGLWQANYVACGGRHTLAIVTWTDM, from the exons atggCGCCGCCTTCCCGCTCCGTAGCCGTCCTCGCATG GGGTTCGGGGGAAGACGGGCAGCTGGGCATGGGCCGGTGCGACGAGAAGGACTGGGCCCGCTGCATCGGCGCTCTGGATGCGTACGCCGTCTCCGCCGTCGTAGCCGGCAGCCGCAACTCCCTCGCCATATGCGACGACGGCAGC CTCTTCACTTGGGGGTGGAATCAGCGGGGAACGCTCGGGCACCCGCCGGAGACCAAGACAGAGAGCTCCCCGGCGCATGTCGACGCCCTCATCGGGGTCAAGATCGTGCAG GCAGCGATCGGCGGGTGGCATTGCCTCGCGGTGGACGACAAGGGGCGGGCTTACGCTTGGG GGGGCAACGAATATGGGCAGTGCGGGGAGGAGCCTGAGAGGAAGGAAGATGGCACAAGGGCACTCAGGAGGGACATCCCCATCCCACAGCGATGCGCTCTCAAGCTCAAAGTTCGGCAA GTAGCTGCGGGGGGGACTCACTCAGTGGTTTTGACACAAGAAGGCCATGTCTGGACATGGGGACAACCGTGGCCTCCGGGTGATAT CAAAAAAATATCTACGCCAGTACGTGTGCAAGGGCTTGAACAAGTGAGCATGATTGCTGTAGGGGCATTCCATAATTTGGCACTGTCAGTAGATGGAATCTTGTGGGCATGGGGTAATAATGAATATGGCCAGCTGGGGATTGGAGATACCCAACCGAGATCACAACCGATCCGTGTTGAAGGGCTATCTAACCTCTCATTG GTTGACATTGCTGCTGGAGGTTGGCATTCAGCCGCATTAACTAAAGAAGGAGAG GTATATGCTTGGGGAAGAGGAGAACATGGGAGGCTCGGCTTTGGGGATGATAAGAGCAGTCACATGGTGCCGCTAAAGGTTCAGCTTCTAGCAGGAGAGGATATTGTTCAG GTATCATGTGGAGGGACCCATTCAGTTGTGCTAACCAGTGATGGCCGAATATTCTCT TATGGGAGGGGCGATCATGGCCGTCTAGGCGACGGTAGGGAGGTGACTACGGGTCACCCAATGGAAGTGCCCATAAACTTGCCGCCACCGAAGACCAGCACCAGCTCCGAAGGGCTATGGCAAGCGAACTACGTTGCCTGTGGCGGACGACACACACTCGCCATCGTGACATGGACTGATATGTAA